One genomic window of Sphingomonas sp. C3-2 includes the following:
- a CDS encoding glycosyltransferase family 2 protein, translating into MDETPRRLRRQMASARPTEKVITIVSPCYQEEDNVERCYQAVKRIFDEYLPGYRREHVFSDNASTDNTVAILKEIARNDPAVKVVVNARNYGLFRSTFNALQYARGDAVLLMLPVDLQDPPELIPEFVKLWEQGYEVVAGARAERREGWVMRACRRTFYTLVNSLADFDIPENVGEFQLVDRKVLDAMLDHRDQYPYIRGLVASVGFRRIIVPYTWVERRNGKSKLRLGTLIDQALNGIFSFSSLPMRAATLIGFALSALCLLYALAMVVAYFLMPGVAPRGTTTLIVSVFFLSGVQLAFVGMLGEYVVAIHAQVRHGASVVERERVNIDEGEKNCTPHLS; encoded by the coding sequence ATGGACGAAACGCCCCGACGATTGCGTCGGCAAATGGCCAGCGCGCGGCCGACCGAAAAGGTCATCACGATCGTTTCGCCCTGTTATCAGGAAGAGGATAATGTCGAGCGCTGCTATCAGGCGGTGAAGCGGATTTTTGATGAGTATCTTCCCGGATATCGCCGCGAGCATGTTTTCAGCGACAATGCCTCTACCGACAACACCGTTGCCATATTGAAGGAAATCGCGCGCAACGACCCGGCAGTGAAGGTTGTCGTCAACGCACGCAATTACGGGTTGTTTCGATCCACCTTCAACGCGCTGCAATATGCGCGCGGCGATGCCGTGCTGCTGATGCTGCCGGTCGACCTGCAAGACCCACCCGAACTGATCCCGGAGTTCGTCAAGTTGTGGGAACAGGGCTATGAAGTCGTCGCCGGCGCCCGCGCCGAACGGCGCGAAGGCTGGGTCATGCGTGCCTGCCGGCGGACCTTCTACACGCTCGTCAATTCGCTCGCCGATTTCGACATTCCGGAAAATGTGGGCGAGTTCCAGTTGGTCGATCGCAAGGTGCTGGATGCGATGCTCGATCACCGCGATCAATATCCCTATATCCGCGGGCTCGTCGCCTCGGTCGGCTTTCGGCGGATCATCGTTCCCTATACCTGGGTCGAACGGCGGAACGGGAAATCGAAACTGCGGCTGGGCACGCTGATCGATCAGGCGCTCAACGGCATATTCTCCTTTTCCAGCCTGCCGATGCGTGCAGCTACGCTGATCGGCTTTGCCCTCTCCGCACTGTGCCTGCTCTATGCGCTGGCGATGGTTGTCGCCTATTTCCTGATGCCCGGGGTGGCACCGCGCGGAACCACGACGCTCATCGTCTCGGTCTTCTTCCTGTCGGGCGTGCAACTGGCGTTTGTCGGCATGCTCGGCGAATATGTCGTCGCCATCCACGCCCAGGTGCGGCACGGCGCATCCGTCGTCGAACGCGAACGGGTGAATATCGACGAAGGGGAAAAGAACTGCACGCCGCACCTGTCCTGA
- a CDS encoding NAD(P)-dependent oxidoreductase — MLEQGRDVHVILRPCNTGWRLNGLCRPPTLHHLDIADAAALEQCLRSVAPAQIIHLATNTAGSARHGASGRADADGQDVALLAALLGIAAALPAPPRTFIRSGSIAEYGPVVDPAGEDMPPHPTTAYGCVMLECTRYAQRIAPRLPFTVRTARLGHTYGLLQPTSFLIPALINACLMGDPFHVSRPDDTRDLTHIDDIVSGLCALLDAPDDTPDILNLSRGEGVSMRMVAGIIADATGCPAGLLSFGPRHDPSLQCASPSLATMHLGWTPRIDAVYGLAALVRQTITTTMPSRAPCATLAS, encoded by the coding sequence CTGCTCGAGCAAGGTCGCGATGTTCATGTCATCTTGCGCCCCTGCAATACCGGTTGGCGGCTGAACGGGCTGTGCCGGCCGCCAACGCTCCACCATCTGGACATTGCCGATGCCGCTGCACTGGAACAGTGCCTGCGCAGCGTTGCGCCCGCGCAGATCATTCATCTTGCGACCAACACGGCGGGGAGCGCGCGGCACGGCGCCAGCGGGCGTGCTGACGCCGATGGGCAGGACGTTGCCCTGCTCGCCGCGTTGCTCGGCATAGCGGCCGCGCTGCCCGCCCCGCCGCGCACGTTCATCCGCAGCGGATCGATCGCCGAATATGGCCCGGTCGTCGATCCCGCCGGCGAGGATATGCCGCCGCACCCGACGACCGCCTATGGCTGTGTGATGCTGGAATGCACCCGCTATGCCCAGCGGATTGCCCCGAGGCTGCCGTTCACCGTCCGCACGGCCCGCCTTGGCCATACTTACGGGCTGCTCCAGCCGACCAGTTTTCTGATTCCAGCCCTTATCAACGCCTGCCTCATGGGCGATCCCTTCCATGTCAGCCGCCCCGACGACACGCGCGACCTGACCCATATTGACGACATCGTCTCGGGCCTGTGCGCGCTGCTCGATGCGCCTGATGACACGCCCGACATACTCAACCTGTCCCGGGGCGAAGGCGTCTCGATGCGCATGGTTGCGGGGATTATTGCAGATGCCACGGGATGCCCTGCCGGTCTTCTTTCCTTTGGCCCAAGACATGATCCATCACTGCAATGCGCAAGCCCAAGCCTGGCGACAATGCATCTCGGCTGGACGCCCCGGATCGACGCCGTGTACGGTCTGGCCGCATTGGTGAGGCAGACGATTACCACAACCATGCCGTCCCGCGCCCCCTGCGCCACCCTTGCCAGTTGA
- a CDS encoding AraC family transcriptional regulator, which translates to MTMPLPALPGILEARDDDRVVKARLEVPGMVVELCDFPPLRSEDRVTCESETILSLGLSPLLPICSGRYASGTYSRFARLGALILRPMGMPLEFRHAGGEFTSVRCRFASTDRLKQPGESWSDAELEACLHIAEPRVEYAMIRLAEECKQPDANSAAIVASLGELILADLARYFQAVRTRATSRKGGLPASHLRRISEHIENSTAPPSISDLAALCGLSTSHLMRAFRQSTGKSVAKYAEHIRMSKAKTLLSESDLPISEIATRLGFSTPAAFSHSFRRVTGHTPRDYRSSIG; encoded by the coding sequence ATGACTATGCCGCTACCGGCACTCCCCGGCATTCTGGAAGCGCGTGATGACGATCGCGTCGTAAAAGCGCGCCTTGAAGTTCCAGGGATGGTCGTTGAGCTTTGTGATTTTCCGCCGCTGCGGAGCGAAGACCGCGTCACCTGCGAAAGCGAAACGATTCTGAGCTTGGGTCTGTCGCCGCTGCTGCCAATATGTTCGGGGCGTTACGCCTCCGGGACATATAGTCGATTTGCCCGTCTCGGCGCGCTTATCCTGCGTCCAATGGGTATGCCGCTGGAATTTCGCCACGCAGGGGGTGAGTTCACAAGTGTTCGCTGCCGTTTTGCATCTACCGACAGATTAAAACAGCCCGGCGAAAGCTGGTCGGACGCCGAACTTGAGGCATGCCTTCATATCGCCGAGCCGCGGGTTGAGTATGCCATGATCCGCCTGGCCGAGGAATGTAAGCAACCTGACGCAAACAGCGCCGCGATCGTGGCCAGTCTCGGCGAACTCATTCTGGCTGATCTCGCGCGCTATTTTCAGGCCGTACGGACCCGCGCGACAAGCCGGAAGGGCGGTTTGCCGGCCAGCCATTTACGACGAATTTCCGAACATATAGAAAACAGCACGGCACCGCCCAGCATCTCGGATCTGGCGGCGTTATGTGGATTGAGCACCAGCCACCTGATGCGCGCCTTTCGGCAGAGCACCGGCAAAAGCGTGGCCAAATATGCCGAGCATATCCGCATGTCCAAGGCCAAGACCCTGCTTTCCGAAAGCGATCTTCCGATCAGCGAAATCGCCACGAGACTGGGCTTCTCCACCCCGGCTGCATTTTCCCACAGTTTTCGGCGCGTCACGGGGCATACACCGCGCGATTATCGTAGTTCGATTGGATAG
- a CDS encoding SDR family NAD(P)-dependent oxidoreductase, giving the protein MSTPMDLSGKVALVTGASSGIGQATAEYLAERGARVAVVARTAERGRETVERILAAGGTAIFIQADVEEPEAIAAMVEQTVDHFGRLDIAFNNAGMTGAVAPFHEQSLSDWDQVIRTNLSSIFLSMKHEIIAMLKCGGGSIVNNCSGAGVMAAPGLPHYTAAKHGVLGLTKSAAKEYAPHGIRVNAICPGFIETPQLGRYIDGPEARAAVEAGIPIGHMGQPIEIARAVAFLSSAEGAYISGDTMFVDGGVMCR; this is encoded by the coding sequence ATGAGCACACCCATGGACCTGAGCGGCAAGGTCGCCCTTGTCACCGGCGCAAGCAGCGGCATAGGGCAGGCCACCGCCGAGTATCTGGCCGAGCGGGGGGCACGCGTTGCCGTCGTTGCGCGCACCGCGGAACGCGGGCGCGAGACCGTTGAACGGATATTGGCGGCCGGTGGCACCGCCATTTTCATTCAGGCCGATGTGGAAGAACCAGAAGCCATCGCCGCGATGGTGGAGCAGACCGTCGATCATTTCGGCCGCCTCGACATCGCCTTCAACAATGCCGGAATGACCGGAGCCGTTGCGCCTTTCCACGAACAGTCATTGTCCGACTGGGATCAGGTTATCCGCACAAATCTCAGTTCCATCTTCCTCAGCATGAAGCATGAAATCATCGCCATGCTGAAATGCGGTGGGGGTTCGATCGTGAACAACTGTTCGGGCGCGGGGGTGATGGCGGCACCGGGGCTTCCCCATTATACGGCGGCGAAGCACGGCGTATTGGGCCTGACCAAGTCTGCGGCGAAGGAATATGCGCCTCACGGAATACGCGTGAACGCAATCTGCCCCGGCTTTATCGAAACACCGCAGCTCGGGCGATATATTGATGGCCCGGAAGCACGCGCGGCTGTCGAGGCCGGTATCCCCATCGGTCATATGGGACAACCGATCGAGATTGCCCGCGCCGTTGCCTTTCTGTCGTCGGCCGAAGGCGCCTATATTTCGGGTGATACGATGTTCGTGGACGGTGGCGTCATGTGCCGCTGA